The following are encoded together in the Poseidonibacter lekithochrous genome:
- the soxA gene encoding sulfur oxidation c-type cytochrome SoxA → MLLKFAKTTALLALTVCSLNAADFNAQAEKDRIALIKYFEAKFEDPEKNRNTFFPYSTDNELKNSIAKGLKHQDFAKGNYAFNIDGKAQYEEIKEMPPYEDAIEAGEALYGKTFKNGKSFASCFPDPTIGGNYPYFDEKNKEVVTLGVAINECLTSNGEKAWKMKKGNMATLQAYFAYESMEAEKEIAIKIGSADAQEAYENGKKYYYSQRGYLKLSCATCHIQGAGQRVRNEKLSQLLGQTTHFPVHRLKWDGLGTLERRMAGCVKDEGQVPPKADSKEMRELLYFMAYMSNGMKIDGPDIRK, encoded by the coding sequence ATGTTATTAAAATTCGCGAAGACAACTGCATTACTTGCATTAACTGTATGCTCTTTAAATGCAGCTGATTTTAATGCTCAAGCTGAAAAAGATAGAATTGCTTTAATCAAATATTTTGAAGCAAAGTTTGAAGATCCTGAAAAAAATAGAAATACATTCTTCCCGTATTCTACGGATAATGAATTGAAAAATTCTATTGCTAAAGGTTTAAAACACCAAGATTTCGCAAAAGGTAATTATGCCTTTAATATTGATGGTAAAGCACAATATGAAGAAATTAAAGAGATGCCACCTTATGAAGACGCTATTGAAGCTGGTGAAGCTTTATATGGTAAAACATTTAAAAATGGTAAATCATTTGCTTCTTGTTTCCCTGATCCAACAATTGGTGGAAACTATCCATATTTTGATGAAAAGAATAAAGAGGTTGTAACATTAGGGGTTGCAATTAATGAATGTCTTACATCAAATGGTGAAAAAGCTTGGAAGATGAAAAAAGGAAATATGGCTACATTACAAGCTTATTTCGCTTATGAATCAATGGAAGCTGAAAAAGAAATTGCAATTAAAATTGGTAGTGCAGATGCACAAGAAGCATATGAAAATGGTAAAAAATATTACTACTCTCAAAGAGGATATTTAAAACTTTCTTGTGCAACTTGTCATATTCAAGGTGCTGGTCAAAGAGTTAGAAATGAAAAATTATCTCAACTTCTTGGTCAAACTACTCACTTCCCAGTTCATAGACTTAAATGGGACGGCTTAGGAACATTAGAGAGAAGAATGGCTGGATGTGTTAAAGATGAAGGTCAAGTACCACCAAAAGCTGATAGTAAAGAGATGAGAGAATTATTATACTTTATGGCATATATGTCAAATGGTATGAAAATTGACGGTCCAGATATTAGAAAATAA
- the soxZ gene encoding thiosulfate oxidation carrier complex protein SoxZ, which yields MAKKTRIKAKLKKGIVTVKALANHAMLSYQEAEKAKKEVNFITSMVAKVNGKIVYEVSTSQFLSKNPYVKFKFKGAEKGDKVEFTWTDLKGNTQTDSKKIK from the coding sequence ATGGCTAAAAAGACTAGAATTAAAGCAAAATTAAAAAAAGGTATTGTAACTGTAAAAGCATTAGCTAACCATGCAATGTTAAGTTACCAAGAAGCAGAAAAAGCGAAAAAAGAAGTTAACTTCATCACTAGTATGGTTGCAAAAGTTAATGGAAAGATTGTATACGAAGTATCAACAAGTCAATTCTTATCAAAAAATCCTTATGTTAAATTCAAATTTAAGGGTGCAGAAAAAGGTGATAAAGTTGAATTCACTTGGACTGATTTAAAAGGTAATACACAAACTGATTCTAAGAAAATTAAATAA